One Lacipirellulaceae bacterium DNA window includes the following coding sequences:
- the ahcY gene encoding adenosylhomocysteinase has product MAQAEVTQLPYKVVTVPEQEFEKLAEFGRKEIEIAENEMPGLMALREKYGKDKPLTGARIAGCLHMTIQTAVLIETLVELGAEVTWSSCNIFSTQDHAACAIAKAGIPVFAWKGMSEEEFDWCIEQTLTAFPSGEPLNMILDDGGDLTAMVHDKFPELLGNIKGLSEETTAGIHRLEVLNKEGRLSVPAINVNDSATKSKFDNLYGCRESLADGVKRATDVMLAGKVAVVCGYGDVGKGCAHSLQRYGCRVLVTEIDPINALQAAMEGFEVVTMDEACKEGRLFVTTTGNKDIILGDHMKQMAEDAILCNIGHFDTEIDIAWLEGEVAAGRATRSEIKPSNVGAVDRYTFNDSGRSIIVLAKGRLVNLGCATGHPSFVMSTSFTNQVLAQLELWQNTGDYENKVYLMPKRLDEEVARLHLDKLGVKLTKLTQEQADYIGVPVEGPYKSEHYRY; this is encoded by the coding sequence GTGGCTCAAGCAGAAGTAACACAATTACCGTACAAGGTCGTGACCGTCCCCGAGCAAGAGTTCGAGAAACTCGCCGAATTCGGTCGCAAAGAAATTGAGATCGCCGAAAACGAAATGCCAGGCCTGATGGCTTTGCGTGAGAAGTACGGCAAAGACAAACCGCTGACAGGGGCCCGCATTGCCGGCTGCCTGCACATGACGATTCAGACGGCGGTTCTCATTGAGACGCTCGTCGAGCTCGGTGCCGAAGTCACCTGGAGTAGTTGCAACATCTTCAGCACTCAGGATCACGCCGCCTGTGCGATTGCTAAGGCGGGAATTCCTGTCTTCGCTTGGAAGGGCATGAGCGAGGAAGAATTCGACTGGTGCATCGAGCAAACGCTCACGGCGTTCCCCTCGGGCGAACCGCTGAACATGATCCTCGACGATGGGGGCGACCTCACGGCAATGGTGCACGACAAGTTCCCCGAACTTCTCGGCAACATTAAGGGCCTCAGTGAAGAGACCACGGCAGGTATCCATCGCCTGGAAGTCCTCAACAAAGAAGGCCGTTTGTCCGTTCCCGCGATCAACGTGAATGACAGCGCCACGAAGAGCAAGTTCGACAATCTGTACGGTTGCCGTGAATCGCTCGCCGACGGTGTGAAGCGGGCCACTGATGTGATGCTCGCCGGCAAGGTCGCCGTTGTCTGCGGCTACGGCGACGTTGGCAAAGGTTGTGCCCACAGCCTACAGCGCTACGGTTGCCGTGTACTAGTCACGGAGATTGATCCCATCAACGCGTTGCAAGCTGCGATGGAAGGCTTCGAAGTCGTCACGATGGATGAAGCCTGCAAAGAAGGCCGACTATTCGTTACGACCACCGGCAATAAGGACATCATCCTTGGTGATCACATGAAGCAAATGGCCGAAGACGCCATTCTCTGCAACATTGGCCACTTCGACACGGAAATCGACATCGCCTGGCTCGAAGGCGAAGTCGCCGCTGGGCGGGCTACCCGCTCGGAGATCAAGCCTTCGAACGTCGGTGCCGTGGATCGTTACACGTTTAACGACAGCGGTCGCTCGATCATCGTGTTGGCCAAAGGTCGCTTGGTAAACCTCGGCTGTGCAACAGGTCATCCTAGCTTCGTGATGAGTACCTCGTTTACGAACCAGGTTCTTGCCCAACTTGAACTCTGGCAAAACACAGGTGACTACGAGAACAAGGTCTACCTGATGCCCAAGCGTCTCGACGAAGAAGTCGCTCGCCTGCACCTCGACAAGCTTGGCGTGAAGCTCACCAAGCTCACCCAAGAGCAAGCCGACTACATCGGCGTGCCAGTTGAAGGACCTTACAAGAGCGAGCACTATCGCTATTAG
- a CDS encoding nucleotidyltransferase yields the protein MIGHVDADCFYVSAERVRHRHLLGMPVGVLGNHGACIIAKSYEMKAAGVGTGVPIWDAVKLCPEGVYVKRDFRWYEVLSRMMLDVVKRHSPRVEFYSIDESFFTSGNATASDAKALRTALWQEVGVPVSVGIAPTKTLAKLISDSVKPFGYGAITTDSERRELLEGLPVTEITGIAKRSGRKLARHGILTCDQLASADRAFVRWLLTKKGEDLWWELNGTPVLHVEIARPVHKFVSRGGSIGRASCDRDRVAAFVVRNVERLVEALEHYKLVCDQLTLSLLFRHHPERAQRVSLLGSTNAVEPLRQAALWLLPQVWQPREAAVNYMHVIAGKLRSQNKAQRSLFDQPHVSNQRLVQRAQSLTTLIEQVNADVGRFALRSGMTTPLKDVHADPANDYDICDIAGKTCF from the coding sequence ATGATTGGTCATGTCGATGCCGATTGTTTTTACGTCTCCGCGGAACGAGTCCGCCACCGGCATTTGCTTGGGATGCCGGTGGGGGTGCTTGGGAATCACGGTGCGTGCATTATTGCCAAAAGCTACGAGATGAAAGCTGCCGGGGTTGGTACCGGGGTACCGATTTGGGATGCCGTCAAGCTTTGCCCTGAGGGTGTGTATGTAAAACGCGACTTTCGCTGGTACGAAGTCCTCTCTCGCATGATGCTCGACGTCGTGAAGCGACACAGCCCGCGCGTTGAGTTCTACTCGATTGACGAATCGTTCTTCACCTCAGGAAATGCAACCGCCAGCGACGCCAAGGCCTTGCGAACTGCCTTGTGGCAAGAAGTCGGTGTGCCCGTCAGCGTGGGGATAGCGCCGACCAAAACCCTCGCCAAGCTCATTAGCGATTCGGTCAAGCCGTTTGGCTATGGGGCGATCACTACCGACAGTGAACGACGCGAGCTTCTCGAAGGTTTACCAGTTACAGAAATTACAGGCATCGCTAAACGCTCAGGAAGAAAACTGGCTCGCCATGGGATTCTCACCTGCGATCAACTCGCGTCAGCCGATCGTGCCTTCGTCCGTTGGCTGCTCACCAAAAAGGGAGAAGACCTTTGGTGGGAACTCAACGGCACGCCGGTGCTGCACGTAGAAATCGCTCGGCCAGTACACAAGTTCGTCAGCCGTGGCGGTTCGATTGGTCGGGCGAGTTGCGACCGTGATCGCGTTGCTGCCTTCGTGGTGCGGAATGTCGAGCGACTCGTCGAGGCACTCGAGCACTACAAGCTGGTCTGCGATCAACTGACCCTGTCACTCTTGTTCCGCCACCACCCAGAACGAGCCCAACGTGTGAGTCTCTTGGGCAGCACCAATGCCGTGGAGCCTCTCCGCCAGGCGGCACTCTGGCTCTTGCCCCAGGTCTGGCAACCGCGGGAGGCTGCTGTCAACTACATGCATGTGATCGCTGGGAAGCTGAGGTCGCAGAATAAAGCCCAACGCAGCCTGTTCGATCAGCCGCACGTCAGCAACCAACGGCTTGTACAGCGCGCCCAGTCGCTGACCACGCTCATCGAGCAAGTTAATGCTGATGTCGGACGGTTCGCCCTCCGCAGCGGTATGACGACGCCCCTTAAGGACGTGCACGCCGACCCAGCCAACGACTATGATATCTGTGACATCGCTGGGAAGACGTGTTTTTGA
- a CDS encoding SDR family oxidoreductase: MARFSEKSFVITGGSGGIGKATAKLVASEGGQVFVTGTNQQKLDDAQQKIGGLIALKNDAGDPAAAEALAEAVKEHFGQVDGIFLNAGYGAFVPHTEVSAEQFDEQYSVNVRGPILHAKVLSPLLRDGGSILLNTSVAQDLGMEGGVLYNSTKGALRTVTRVLARELAERKVRVNAVSPGPIGSDFFDRTGMSDEQQEEMTEQIRSQVPLGRFGEPEEIAHAAAFLLSDAASYITGAELTVDGGMTQM, translated from the coding sequence ATGGCACGCTTTTCAGAGAAATCTTTTGTTATTACCGGGGGCTCCGGTGGGATTGGTAAGGCGACTGCCAAACTGGTTGCCAGCGAAGGGGGGCAAGTTTTCGTCACGGGCACGAACCAGCAGAAGCTGGACGATGCGCAACAGAAAATCGGAGGACTGATCGCCCTGAAAAACGACGCCGGCGATCCGGCCGCTGCCGAAGCACTGGCTGAGGCTGTTAAAGAACACTTCGGGCAGGTTGATGGCATCTTCCTCAACGCGGGTTACGGCGCTTTCGTGCCTCACACAGAAGTGAGTGCCGAGCAGTTCGACGAGCAATACTCCGTCAACGTGCGTGGTCCGATACTTCACGCCAAGGTTCTCAGCCCTTTGCTTCGCGACGGCGGCTCAATCCTCCTCAATACTTCAGTGGCACAAGACCTCGGGATGGAAGGCGGTGTTCTTTACAACTCTACCAAAGGAGCTTTGCGTACCGTGACGCGAGTGCTGGCACGTGAACTGGCGGAACGAAAAGTGCGCGTCAATGCCGTCAGTCCAGGACCGATCGGCAGCGACTTTTTCGATCGCACCGGAATGTCCGACGAGCAGCAGGAAGAAATGACAGAGCAAATCCGCTCGCAAGTTCCACTAGGCCGCTTTGGTGAACCTGAAGAAATCGCCCACGCAGCCGCCTTTCTACTCTCTGACGCAGCCTCTTACATCACCGGTGCCGAACTCACCGTAGACGGTGGGATGACGCAGATGTGA
- a CDS encoding DUF1501 domain-containing protein encodes MNNHWITNGQLSRRDMLRTSSAGFGSLALAGLLSSEASAGSAIPEPLFAPRAKRVIFMFMHGGPSQVDTFDYKPELQRNHDQPFGYDLPRVTSSKTGNLMASPFKFRQYGESGIHVSEIFPHVASCVDDICFINSMHCSNSRHGSALLELHTGSDTFIRPSMGSWISYGLGTENQNLPGFITICPTLGHGGSNAWSSAFLPAHHAGTPIGFSSTRAKEAKIRYIKNHDHQPLTLQRQELDVLQQLNREHLSRSGGDQNLESRIESFELAFRMQTTAPEVQDLSGETEATKRMYGMDRKETENFGTQCLLARRFAEAGVRFVQVTHSYKWDAHGNCEPNHRKNAKEVDQPIAALIQDLKQRGLLEDTLVVWGGEFGRTPTTQGSNGRDHNNVGYTMFLAGGGVKGGVRYGATDEFGYFAARDKVHLHDLHATILHLMGLDHEKLTYKFAGRDFRLTDVHGRVVHELFS; translated from the coding sequence ATGAACAACCACTGGATCACCAACGGCCAACTCTCACGTCGTGACATGCTGCGCACTAGTAGTGCGGGGTTCGGTTCTTTGGCGTTGGCAGGACTACTGTCGAGCGAAGCCTCGGCCGGATCGGCGATCCCCGAGCCCTTGTTCGCCCCGCGAGCCAAGCGGGTGATCTTTATGTTCATGCACGGCGGGCCCTCGCAGGTCGATACGTTCGACTACAAGCCCGAACTGCAGCGCAATCACGATCAGCCGTTCGGCTACGATCTGCCGCGGGTGACTTCGTCGAAGACCGGCAACCTGATGGCCAGCCCATTCAAGTTCCGCCAGTACGGCGAGAGCGGCATCCACGTCAGCGAAATCTTTCCGCATGTCGCAAGCTGCGTCGATGACATCTGCTTCATCAACTCGATGCATTGCAGTAACTCGCGGCATGGTTCGGCCTTGCTGGAACTTCACACCGGCAGCGACACCTTCATTCGTCCCAGCATGGGGAGTTGGATTTCCTACGGCCTGGGGACCGAGAACCAAAATCTCCCCGGATTTATTACGATCTGCCCGACGCTCGGTCACGGCGGTTCGAATGCTTGGAGTAGCGCCTTTCTGCCCGCTCATCATGCCGGCACGCCCATCGGTTTTTCCAGCACGCGAGCCAAAGAAGCAAAGATTCGCTACATCAAGAACCACGACCACCAGCCGCTCACCCTACAGCGGCAAGAACTCGACGTCCTTCAACAGCTCAATCGAGAGCATCTCTCGCGCAGCGGCGGCGATCAGAATTTGGAAAGCCGTATCGAATCCTTCGAGTTGGCGTTCCGGATGCAAACCACGGCACCAGAGGTACAGGATCTATCCGGCGAAACGGAAGCGACCAAACGCATGTACGGCATGGACCGGAAGGAGACGGAAAACTTCGGCACCCAGTGCCTTCTGGCACGACGTTTCGCTGAAGCAGGAGTCCGCTTTGTCCAGGTCACGCACAGCTATAAGTGGGACGCCCACGGCAACTGTGAGCCCAACCATCGCAAGAACGCGAAGGAAGTCGATCAGCCAATTGCGGCCCTGATTCAAGATCTCAAGCAGCGAGGGCTACTCGAAGACACGCTCGTTGTTTGGGGAGGCGAGTTTGGTCGAACGCCAACCACGCAGGGCTCCAATGGCCGCGATCACAATAACGTCGGCTATACCATGTTTCTCGCAGGTGGTGGCGTCAAGGGTGGTGTTCGTTACGGAGCGACCGACGAGTTCGGCTACTTTGCTGCCCGTGACAAGGTTCATCTTCACGATCTACACGCGACGATTTTGCATCTGATGGGGCTCGATCACGAGAAGCTCACTTACAAATTCGCCGGCCGCGATTTCCGCCTGACTGACGTACATGGGCGGGTGGTTCACGAACTGTTCAGCTAG
- a CDS encoding fumarylacetoacetate hydrolase family protein yields MKLVRFGERGSERPGLLDQAWKIRSLEEEVVDLGGETLAPQSLKRLANLNTEDLPLVENARLGPCVAGVGKIICIGKNYADHAAETGATVPTEPKIFMKATSAITGPNDEVVTPRGSKQTDWEVELAVVIGKQAKYVSEAEALDYVAGYCVMNDVSERSYQKERAGQWTKGKSCDTFAPLGPWLVTKDEIPDPQNLNLWLEVDGQRRQESNTQHMVFGVAFLVSYLSQFMSLLPGDIISTGTPSGVGLGMTPPTFLKPGQTMRLSVESLGVQELRVVAGPS; encoded by the coding sequence ATGAAGTTGGTACGTTTCGGAGAACGCGGGAGTGAGCGGCCAGGTCTGCTGGATCAAGCATGGAAGATTCGCTCCCTTGAGGAGGAAGTTGTAGACCTAGGCGGCGAGACGCTCGCGCCTCAATCGTTGAAGCGTTTGGCAAATCTGAACACCGAGGATTTGCCTCTCGTCGAGAACGCAAGGCTCGGCCCTTGCGTCGCCGGCGTCGGGAAGATCATCTGCATTGGCAAGAACTACGCCGATCACGCCGCGGAAACGGGTGCAACCGTTCCCACCGAACCGAAGATCTTCATGAAGGCGACCAGTGCCATCACGGGTCCAAACGACGAGGTAGTCACCCCACGGGGTTCCAAGCAAACCGACTGGGAAGTCGAACTCGCCGTGGTGATCGGTAAGCAAGCAAAGTACGTTTCCGAGGCGGAGGCTCTCGACTACGTCGCCGGTTATTGCGTGATGAACGACGTCTCCGAACGTTCCTACCAAAAGGAGCGTGCCGGCCAATGGACGAAAGGCAAAAGCTGCGACACGTTCGCCCCGCTCGGCCCTTGGCTGGTCACTAAGGACGAAATTCCTGATCCGCAGAACCTAAACCTGTGGCTGGAAGTCGACGGCCAGCGGCGACAAGAGAGCAATACTCAGCACATGGTCTTCGGCGTCGCGTTTCTGGTGAGTTATTTGAGCCAGTTCATGTCGCTGCTGCCGGGCGACATCATCTCCACGGGCACGCCTTCAGGCGTCGGGCTCGGCATGACTCCTCCGACGTTTCTGAAGCCAGGCCAAACGATGCGGCTAAGCGTCGAGAGCCTGGGAGTGCAAGAACTACGCGTCGTAGCCGGGCCTTCCTAA
- a CDS encoding AAA family ATPase, with protein MPARTQKTKSRPFLSAPAAQRYFPASVIEDARLRLTQNIERSSGVSLVIAGAGLGKSMLLEVLAAQFASERPVITLAGAQLCTRRALLQMILFQLGLPFRDLTEGELRLSILTHLQSQASSAGVPSRLLLLVDEAESLPVRLLEELRVLTNVAQAGIPLVDLVLVGGPALEERLAEPELEALSQRLAVRCYLAPFGREETIGYIRSQVNAAGGNPDDYFTQDALEAMFAATDGIPRLVNQLGDQLAWSAEQTSTLPISAAAVQAAWAQIQQLPAPWNVQEEPLAVVTSSQPPSDIEIESSVEPAGEGLGEANVFEFGGEEEETSEASIIGTDEEAMPASIPFSRVEERTLEVSTDATIDATERLLAELGELGSSEAAFDFSSDSTIAEPYSTADESTSEPDTFDDPFGDGFDEEEIVIDQFGDFEPSMLAFAPDVMNFMDLEFAQELDTFAATSQTATIEARPSLATVVFDDETIDSEPLEVIEPTELDELDEEVIEEIAPVAVSELASTVTIVKDTVEEAHAESIDLEFAEPVLTPVAGAAPSKLLVLEDDGRGAVEIVPGRQFRRLFSTLEAGS; from the coding sequence ATGCCAGCGCGAACCCAAAAGACCAAGAGTCGTCCGTTTCTTTCTGCGCCTGCGGCTCAGCGATACTTTCCAGCCAGTGTGATCGAAGATGCTCGCTTGCGCCTGACCCAAAACATTGAACGTAGTTCAGGTGTCTCCTTGGTTATCGCCGGTGCGGGCCTGGGAAAATCGATGCTGCTCGAAGTTCTCGCGGCACAGTTTGCTTCCGAGCGTCCGGTGATCACTCTCGCCGGGGCGCAGCTTTGCACTCGTCGCGCTCTACTGCAGATGATTCTCTTTCAGCTTGGGTTGCCCTTTCGTGATTTGACTGAAGGCGAGTTACGACTTTCCATTCTTACCCATCTGCAGTCGCAGGCAAGTTCTGCTGGTGTTCCTTCTCGTTTGCTATTGCTTGTTGACGAGGCGGAATCTTTGCCCGTGAGGTTGCTGGAAGAGTTGCGCGTCCTCACCAATGTCGCTCAGGCAGGCATCCCACTTGTTGATCTTGTGCTCGTGGGCGGACCCGCTCTGGAAGAGCGACTTGCCGAGCCTGAGCTAGAAGCACTTAGCCAAAGGCTGGCAGTGCGATGCTACCTAGCTCCTTTCGGAAGAGAAGAAACCATCGGATACATTCGCTCGCAAGTGAATGCCGCCGGTGGCAATCCTGACGATTACTTTACGCAGGACGCCCTCGAAGCGATGTTTGCCGCAACCGATGGGATTCCTCGTCTCGTCAACCAACTCGGCGACCAACTAGCTTGGTCTGCTGAGCAAACCTCCACGCTGCCGATCAGCGCCGCGGCTGTGCAAGCGGCTTGGGCTCAGATTCAACAACTGCCCGCCCCTTGGAATGTCCAAGAGGAACCCCTCGCCGTCGTGACTTCATCACAACCTCCTTCTGACATTGAGATTGAAAGCTCGGTTGAGCCTGCCGGCGAAGGTCTAGGTGAAGCCAACGTGTTCGAGTTTGGGGGTGAAGAAGAGGAAACTAGCGAGGCCTCCATTATCGGAACCGACGAAGAGGCGATGCCCGCCTCCATTCCTTTCTCTCGCGTGGAAGAACGGACCTTGGAGGTTTCAACTGACGCAACGATCGATGCGACAGAGCGGCTGCTCGCCGAGCTTGGTGAACTTGGCAGCAGTGAGGCGGCGTTTGATTTCTCGAGCGACTCGACGATTGCTGAACCTTACTCTACTGCTGACGAGTCGACCTCAGAACCGGACACCTTCGATGATCCATTTGGCGACGGATTCGACGAGGAAGAAATCGTCATCGATCAATTTGGTGACTTTGAGCCCAGCATGCTCGCTTTCGCGCCGGACGTCATGAACTTCATGGACCTAGAGTTCGCTCAAGAGTTGGACACTTTCGCAGCAACTTCGCAGACGGCAACAATCGAAGCAAGACCATCGCTCGCCACCGTAGTCTTTGACGACGAGACAATTGACTCGGAGCCGCTTGAGGTGATTGAGCCAACGGAACTCGATGAACTTGATGAAGAAGTCATCGAAGAAATCGCTCCTGTAGCTGTCAGCGAACTTGCTTCGACTGTGACCATCGTCAAAGACACGGTTGAGGAAGCTCACGCAGAAAGTATCGACCTGGAATTTGCCGAACCAGTTCTGACGCCCGTCGCAGGCGCAGCCCCAAGCAAGTTGCTTGTGCTTGAAGACGATGGACGCGGTGCTGTTGAGATTGTTCCCGGGCGACAGTTTCGACGTTTGTTTAGTACGCTGGAGGCTGGAAGCTGA
- a CDS encoding phosphoribosylanthranilate isomerase: MFRIKVCGITDPEDAQAAVEAGADAIGLNFYHRSPRVVSVDRAIEIVHEENLIAQRVGVFVNTPADEVNRVARAVGLAWVQLHGDEPPEYLTEISPEFDLIRVHRLDSSDDPTSSIVEDIEACQAAGRTPDAVLVDARTTDEYGGTGKTVDWAALVDHRVWLGEIPLILAGGLRPDNVDEAIATVRPAAVDTASGVESSPGRKDATKMQTFVSTAKEAFEDAARTG, from the coding sequence ATGTTTAGAATCAAGGTTTGTGGAATTACCGATCCCGAAGACGCCCAGGCTGCCGTTGAAGCGGGTGCTGACGCGATCGGACTGAATTTCTATCACCGCAGCCCACGAGTCGTCAGCGTGGACCGCGCAATTGAAATCGTCCATGAAGAAAACCTGATCGCCCAACGAGTCGGCGTGTTTGTGAATACGCCAGCTGACGAAGTGAATCGGGTCGCCAGGGCGGTCGGACTGGCTTGGGTGCAGTTGCACGGTGACGAGCCGCCTGAGTATCTGACGGAGATCTCCCCAGAATTCGACCTCATTCGTGTTCACAGGCTCGATTCGAGTGACGATCCAACGAGTTCGATTGTCGAGGATATCGAGGCTTGCCAAGCAGCCGGGCGCACTCCCGATGCCGTCTTGGTCGATGCTCGTACCACAGACGAGTATGGAGGGACTGGCAAGACAGTGGATTGGGCAGCCCTGGTGGATCACAGAGTCTGGCTCGGCGAGATTCCACTCATCCTTGCCGGAGGACTCAGGCCCGACAATGTGGATGAGGCGATCGCCACGGTGAGGCCTGCCGCGGTGGATACCGCTAGCGGAGTGGAATCTTCTCCCGGTCGAAAGGACGCTACGAAAATGCAGACTTTCGTCAGCACAGCGAAAGAAGCTTTCGAAGATGCTGCCCGGACTGGGTAG
- a CDS encoding pirin family protein, whose product MIQLRKASERGHANHGWLDTYHTFSFASYYDPEHVGFRTLRVMNEDRVAAGAGFGTHAHDNMEIVSYVLEGALEHKDSLGNGEVLRPGEFQRISAGTGITHSEFNPSSDSPTHFYQIWLLPDEQDLSPSYEQKQFADEQLADNLRLVASPDGGEGSLTIHQDVRIYLSRLSPDSAVSYNLAENRHAWLQVLRGSVKLNELAMQTSDGAAVSDEPQLRITAQEQAEIILFDLN is encoded by the coding sequence ATGATCCAACTTCGCAAAGCATCTGAGCGAGGTCACGCCAACCACGGCTGGCTCGACACTTATCACACATTCTCCTTCGCTTCCTACTACGACCCCGAGCATGTCGGGTTTCGCACGCTGCGGGTGATGAACGAAGATCGCGTCGCTGCGGGGGCCGGCTTTGGCACGCATGCTCACGACAACATGGAGATCGTCTCCTACGTTCTCGAAGGGGCGCTCGAGCACAAAGACTCACTCGGCAACGGTGAAGTGCTCCGACCGGGCGAGTTCCAGCGAATTTCAGCCGGCACCGGCATTACGCATAGCGAATTCAATCCCTCTTCCGACTCGCCGACGCACTTCTATCAGATCTGGCTATTGCCCGACGAGCAAGATTTATCGCCAAGCTATGAGCAAAAGCAATTCGCCGACGAGCAACTAGCAGACAACTTGCGTCTGGTTGCCTCGCCCGACGGCGGTGAAGGTTCTCTCACGATTCATCAAGACGTGCGAATCTATCTCTCTCGCCTCTCGCCCGACAGCGCAGTAAGCTACAACCTTGCAGAAAATCGTCATGCCTGGCTGCAAGTGCTCCGCGGCAGTGTCAAGCTGAACGAGCTAGCCATGCAAACCAGCGACGGTGCGGCCGTGAGCGACGAGCCTCAACTCCGCATCACCGCCCAAGAGCAAGCAGAGATTATCCTCTTCGATTTGAATTGA
- a CDS encoding SDR family oxidoreductase has protein sequence MSITLVTGGAGFIGSHIATTLVERGDRVRVLDNFSTGKQENLEHITKSVEVFDADLLSEDDLHRAVRGVDVVFHQAALASVPRSVSEPMLSFQQCVTGTVMLLDAARQAGVKRFVFAASSACYGDQPTAAKRESDPATPLSPYAAGKVASEMFLKAFAESYGMQTVALRYFNVFGPRQDPEGEYSAVIPKFVTRMIAGKQPIVFGNGRQSRDFVYVGDVVAANLLAAEADGVAGQVFNIGCGRQTDLLDLITAINNSLGTNLEPEFQPARAGDVMESMADISAARRDLGYEPQIDFQAGLDLSIEYYRSVA, from the coding sequence ATGTCAATCACTCTTGTCACTGGCGGTGCCGGGTTTATTGGATCGCATATCGCGACCACTTTAGTGGAGCGTGGTGATCGAGTGCGTGTGCTCGATAATTTCTCGACGGGCAAGCAGGAGAATCTAGAGCACATTACCAAGTCCGTGGAAGTTTTTGATGCCGATTTGCTCTCCGAGGACGACCTTCATCGCGCTGTTCGTGGAGTAGACGTTGTCTTCCATCAGGCTGCATTAGCCTCCGTGCCGCGAAGCGTCTCGGAGCCGATGCTCTCATTTCAACAATGTGTGACCGGCACAGTCATGCTGCTCGACGCGGCACGACAAGCGGGAGTGAAGAGGTTCGTGTTTGCCGCCAGCAGCGCGTGCTACGGCGACCAACCGACCGCTGCCAAACGGGAGAGCGACCCGGCGACGCCGCTCTCTCCATATGCTGCAGGAAAAGTCGCCAGCGAGATGTTCCTCAAAGCGTTCGCCGAGAGCTACGGCATGCAAACTGTCGCCCTTCGCTACTTTAATGTCTTCGGCCCGCGGCAAGACCCTGAGGGGGAATACTCTGCGGTGATCCCAAAGTTCGTCACACGGATGATCGCCGGCAAGCAACCGATCGTTTTCGGCAACGGACGCCAGTCACGCGACTTTGTCTATGTGGGTGACGTGGTTGCCGCCAACCTACTCGCCGCAGAAGCCGACGGCGTTGCGGGCCAAGTCTTCAACATCGGCTGCGGACGCCAAACGGATCTGCTGGACCTTATTACCGCGATCAACAATTCTTTGGGCACGAACCTAGAGCCTGAATTCCAGCCGGCGCGAGCCGGCGACGTGATGGAAAGCATGGCCGACATCAGCGCTGCCCGACGCGATCTTGGTTACGAGCCGCAGATCGATTTCCAAGCGGGCCTCGACCTGAGCATTGAATACTATCGCAGTGTTGCGTAG
- a CDS encoding DUF2945 domain-containing protein — protein sequence MSDKYQVGTKVKWKWGNGWGHGKVEESFTEKVTRSFDGSEVTRDASEDEPAYLIEQEDGDQLLKSHSEVQKDS from the coding sequence ATGTCGGATAAGTATCAAGTCGGCACCAAGGTTAAATGGAAATGGGGCAACGGGTGGGGGCATGGGAAAGTTGAGGAGTCTTTCACTGAAAAGGTAACTCGCAGTTTCGACGGCTCAGAAGTTACCCGCGACGCCAGTGAAGATGAGCCCGCTTATCTGATTGAGCAGGAGGATGGGGACCAACTTCTGAAGTCGCACTCCGAAGTTCAGAAAGATTCGTAG
- a CDS encoding DoxX family protein: MTLREKFTSLGLLILRLAFGLMMLKHGIDKMQIFDTLAEKFADPIGMGPRTSLIAAIGAEVGCSLLLIVGLATRIACLPLAFTMIIALFVVHGGDPWQKKELAAAYLAVYVVLFFTGPGQFAIDHYLLKKKNEPDF, encoded by the coding sequence ATGACGCTTCGTGAGAAATTCACTTCCTTGGGACTTCTGATCCTCCGTCTCGCCTTCGGCTTGATGATGCTCAAGCACGGCATCGACAAGATGCAGATATTCGATACTTTGGCGGAGAAGTTTGCCGACCCGATTGGAATGGGACCTCGCACGAGCCTCATCGCGGCGATCGGAGCCGAAGTTGGTTGTTCACTGCTACTAATCGTTGGGCTGGCCACGCGAATCGCTTGCCTGCCACTCGCTTTCACGATGATCATCGCACTGTTTGTCGTCCACGGCGGGGATCCTTGGCAGAAGAAAGAACTGGCAGCCGCGTATCTAGCGGTTTACGTTGTTTTGTTCTTCACGGGCCCAGGACAATTCGCCATTGATCATTACCTTCTGAAAAAGAAAAACGAGCCCGACTTCTAG